One genomic region from Vanessa tameamea isolate UH-Manoa-2023 chromosome 14, ilVanTame1 primary haplotype, whole genome shotgun sequence encodes:
- the LOC113395991 gene encoding uncharacterized protein LOC113395991, translating to MMNSIQNSVKYLRLINLKTALNTLKECRPAPTVSTTKLDLISKAKTINFTPHSIIFDIKDKPTHSRKQQDPLSYIPIVNPRSILPIIDTNWRKDEIALPAIHQEEKLAVRLIVIRRKKMKKHQRRKLWKRMRHRWARVKKNRRIKKEKIFQNELLAMIKQANAFSAEQYLASKLEKANHTPLPTRWRHKRLPDFIIRQLLGIDKKINYKHSDVYKA from the exons atgatgaaCTCGATTCAGAATTCCGTAAAAT ATTTACGGTTGATAAACTTGAAGACAGCTCTGAACACGTTGAAAGAATGCAGACCAGCGCCAACTGTATCTACGACAAAGTTGGATTTAATCTCTAAAGCGAAAACTATTAACTTCACCCCACATAGCATCATTTTCGATATTAAGGATAAACCTACGCACTCTAGAAAGCAGCAAGATCCTTTATCCTACATACCAATAGTAAATCCCCGATCTATTCTACCTATAATCGACACTAATTGGAGAAAAGATGAAATTGCACTGCCAGCTATACATCAAGAAGAGAAGTTAGCAGTTCGTTTAATTGTTATTCGGAGGAAAAAGATGAAGAAGCACCAGAGAAGGAAGCTATGGAAGAGGATGAGGCATCGTTGGGCCAGG GTGAAAAAGAACCGTCGCATCAAGAAAGAGaagatatttcaaaatgaaCTGCTGGCTATGATAAAGCAAGCGAACGCATTCTCGGCTGAGCAGTATTTAGCCAGTAAGTTGGAGAAAGCCAACCACACTCCGTTGCCGACTCGCTGGCGGCACAAACGCCTCCCCGACTTCATCATCAGACAGCTTCTGGGGATTGATAAgaaaattaactataaacacAGTGATGTGTACAAagcttaa